The genomic segment ACTAATAACACCCAGACATCTGAAGCAAACGATATATCTAATGAAAAGATAGATACTAATCCCGAATTTGTAAAGGAGTTTGAAGCTCTAGAACGCATAAAAGAGAGGGAAGCCAGATCTAGGGCTGTGACACTTGAAATCCTTGGCGATCTTCCTAATGCAGATGCAAAACCACCAAATAACGTCCTCTTTGTCTGTAAATTGAACTCTGTCACTGAGGCTGAAGATTTGAAAATAATCTTTAGCAGGTAATATGATCATTTATTCAGATTCGGCACCATTCTCTCGTGCAACGTAGTAAAAGATTATAAAACCGGTGAATCACTACAATACGCATTCATAGAATTTGAGAAGGAAGAATCCTGCACTGATGCTTACTTTAAAATGgaaaatgttttaattGATGACCGGAGAATTCACGTGGACTTTTGCCAATCCATACCCACACTGTGGAAGAAATACAAGGCTGGTAACATTACCAAGGGGGATTACAAAGAGTTGACTCACAGCACAATTGGCGGTGAACGCGTTATCGGAAAATCCTCGCATTCCCTGAGCTACCCTGAAGAACGAGAACACTCCCCTGGTCTCCACAATAAAGGAGGCGAGGGTGAGGACAGGGATAGGTATAGGGACAGGGATAGGGACAGGGACAGGGATAGGGACAGGGACAGGGATAGGGACAGGGACAGGGACAGGGATAGGTATAGGGACAGGGATAGGGACAGGGACAGGGATAGGTATAGGGATAGGGACAGGGATAGGGACAGGTATAGGTATAGGGACTACCGCAGTAAAATACATACGCATAAAATCTCTTAATTATCGCAGCCTTTTACCTGTCAATAAAAAAATGTCTACATACGTGATTTACATAATACCGAACATTCTAGTTTTGTGCCTAGGTGTCAGTTTGAAACAATTTTAGAGGGAACCAGTCtgtgcaataaatttgtatataatacagTGTCGGATTGCCCCATCAGGTCGAgcaaattcaaataaagGCGTCGTTCAATTTTAAGTGGCAATTCCATCTGCACAAGCTGCGTCAACCGAGAGGTTACCTCTGCAATGAATCCAACGAGTCTTTTCAGTTGAGAAGGAACTATTTGCTCAGAAATTGAAGGAGAGTCAAGGAGtgaataatcaaattttttgtactCACGCTGCTTTTTATCCACAATAGAAACATCTGGTTCTGTATACGCCAAGTCATTGAAGGGATGTTGAGGCGCCTGGATCAGCTTCTTGTTCGGAGATTCACAACGTAAACCACGGAAACAGAAATACTCTTCCTTTGGTTCAGGGTCGTTAAGAACCATggaaatttcatcattcaCTACCCGCCCGTCGTATAGCACTGAATAAGTAACCCATCTAAGCAATTCCCTAGGAAATTGCCCAAGACTTTTGCTCGTATCCATAACAGACAGTGTCTAAATAACACCTAACTTACCACatctaatttttcaatcGATCTTCCACACTCAATAACATCTGCC from the Babesia microti strain RI chromosome I, complete genome genome contains:
- a CDS encoding peptidyl-prolyl cis-trans isomerase-like 4 (overlaps_old_locusTagID:BBM_I02405), with protein sequence MASQNCEDHPHTNNTQTSEANDISNEKIDTNPEFVKEFEALERIKEREARSRAVTLEILGDLPNADAKPPNNVLFVCKLNSVTEAEDLKIIFSRFGTILSCNVVKDYKTGESLQYAFIEFEKEESCTDAYFKMENVLIDDRRIHVDFCQSIPTLWKKYKAGNITKGDYKELTHSTIGGERVIGKSSHSLSYPEEREHSPGLHNKGGEGEDRDRYRDRDRDRDRDRDRDRDRDRDRDRDRYRDRDRDRDRDRYRDRDRDRDRYRYRDYRSKIHTHKIS